In Flavobacterium sp. N1736, the following are encoded in one genomic region:
- a CDS encoding helix-turn-helix domain-containing protein, which produces MSTLTKPNHIGRKISRIRELKDMKQEALAQALGTNQQAISAMENSETIDEEKLIEVAKALGVSVEAIKNFSEESVFNYFNNFYDNSQGTVGNYHCTFNPLDKLIESYDENKKLYERLLQAEKDKVEYLEKLMKGK; this is translated from the coding sequence ATGAGCACATTAACAAAACCAAATCATATAGGGCGAAAAATCAGCCGTATTCGTGAACTGAAAGACATGAAGCAGGAAGCTTTGGCACAAGCTTTAGGAACAAACCAACAAGCTATATCTGCTATGGAAAATAGTGAAACCATAGATGAAGAAAAACTTATTGAGGTGGCGAAAGCTCTTGGAGTAAGTGTAGAAGCAATTAAAAATTTTTCAGAAGAAAGCGTATTTAATTATTTCAATAATTTTTACGATAATAGTCAGGGAACTGTAGGGAATTATCATTGTACATTTAATCCATTAGACAAACTAATTGAATCTTACGATGAAAATAAAAAACTTTACGAACGTTTATTGCAGGCTGAAAAAGATAAAGTTGAGTATTTAGAAAAATTAATGAAAGGGAAATAA
- a CDS encoding general secretion pathway protein, with protein sequence MKLNRKNKLLLLGFALVLYVCYSFAISNTINYYKEYKTKQEEIAADSNMPKLVGQLIQKEKQLDQVLSKYDVNISESFQNDLLKQLTAYSDSYKLKIVDFQEPHSVAQKGFTVTSYIFSLEGSFNGCLALLNKVENNPALGTIKHLNFIKKRNYKTNTDQLFVEIIMQKNKGI encoded by the coding sequence ATGAAGCTGAATAGAAAAAATAAATTGCTTTTACTTGGTTTTGCATTAGTGCTCTATGTTTGTTATTCTTTTGCAATATCAAATACAATAAATTATTATAAAGAATATAAAACAAAACAAGAGGAGATAGCTGCAGATAGTAATATGCCTAAATTAGTAGGACAGCTCATTCAGAAAGAAAAACAATTAGATCAGGTATTATCAAAATACGATGTAAATATTTCAGAATCATTTCAAAATGATTTATTAAAACAACTAACAGCATATAGTGATAGTTACAAATTGAAAATTGTCGATTTTCAGGAACCCCATTCCGTAGCACAAAAAGGATTTACTGTAACAAGTTATATCTTTTCGTTAGAAGGTTCTTTTAATGGTTGTTTAGCTTTACTTAATAAGGTTGAAAACAATCCGGCTCTTGGAACTATTAAGCATTTGAACTTTATCAAGAAAAGAAACTATAAAACGAATACAGATCAGTTATTTGTAGAGATTATTATGCAAAAAAATAAAGGGATTTAA
- a CDS encoding general secretion pathway protein, whose translation MALPSITTILLGKQYMGIEHFTLNNEDKIALLLIENKKEGLVIDKKDRVNYNGKIAEKWDVKLPFFLIINTNQVIQKEVSGNDSSDDKLLHKAFPNTNWDEFYYEIWRLKTKSIIAITRKSYVNDLMKNYENQKITIAGISLGVCPIVDTIDYTPNEDYLNTNNQIISKKEDNQIIAVSTQESAIIYNINGLEIENRQLLAFSGILRLIMNSTLNTGSIISYSETLYNDYNQKTFFNKGIRIMVGVILVILVFNFMFFTHYYKLAQETSETLLVNKSSIEDVTKIKQRIIVKEEKVKNISGKATSQSSLIINEIANKVPSSILLTELTFNPLEKKVKIEEPIIAQEKTIAISGTTIANEAFTNWVEEIEKLKWVDKVLITHFGKNDANETAFSIKLTLK comes from the coding sequence ATGGCTTTACCATCAATCACTACTATTTTGCTTGGCAAACAGTACATGGGTATTGAGCACTTCACTTTAAATAATGAAGACAAAATAGCATTATTATTAATCGAAAATAAAAAAGAAGGATTAGTAATTGATAAAAAAGACAGAGTTAATTATAATGGTAAAATTGCTGAAAAGTGGGATGTTAAACTTCCTTTCTTTTTAATTATTAATACCAATCAGGTTATTCAAAAAGAGGTTTCAGGAAATGATTCTTCTGATGATAAATTATTGCATAAAGCATTTCCAAATACCAATTGGGATGAATTTTATTATGAAATATGGAGATTAAAAACTAAATCAATTATTGCGATTACCAGAAAATCGTATGTAAATGATTTAATGAAAAATTATGAAAATCAGAAAATTACAATAGCAGGAATAAGCCTTGGTGTTTGTCCTATAGTCGATACAATTGATTATACTCCAAATGAAGATTACTTAAATACCAATAATCAAATCATTTCTAAAAAAGAAGATAATCAAATTATCGCGGTTAGCACACAAGAGTCTGCTATAATTTACAACATAAATGGTCTTGAGATAGAGAACAGGCAGTTACTTGCTTTTTCAGGAATTTTGCGACTGATTATGAATTCTACACTAAATACGGGATCGATCATATCTTATAGTGAGACTCTATATAATGATTATAATCAAAAAACTTTTTTTAATAAAGGAATCAGGATTATGGTTGGAGTTATATTGGTTATTCTTGTTTTTAATTTTATGTTTTTTACGCATTATTATAAATTGGCACAAGAAACTTCAGAGACTTTATTAGTGAATAAATCTTCGATTGAAGATGTTACTAAAATAAAGCAAAGGATTATTGTAAAAGAAGAAAAAGTTAAAAATATTAGTGGAAAAGCAACTTCACAAAGTTCATTGATTATTAACGAAATTGCAAATAAGGTTCCATCTTCTATTTTATTAACTGAACTAACATTTAATCCTTTAGAGAAAAAAGTAAAGATTGAAGAACCAATTATTGCTCAGGAAAAAACTATTGCAATTTCTGGAACAACAATCGCAAATGAAGCGTTTACGAATTGGGTCGAAGAAATAGAAAAACTGAAGTGGGTAGATAAAGTTTTAATAACTCACTTTGGAAAAAATGATGCTAATGAAACAGCTTTTTCGATTAAATTAACTTTGAAGTAA